A stretch of the Polluticoccus soli genome encodes the following:
- a CDS encoding ABC transporter ATP-binding protein: MKISLEHISKRFQRHWIFKEVSHEFAAPGAYAILGPNGSGKSTLLRIIAGMQAASKGKIQHLNNGKVLEQNKLFEYVSFCAPGMDIVEELTLTEFLDFHFSFKKALNNLSVKEIIEITGLKQAADKPIGDYSSGMKQRVKLAQAIFADTPLLLLDEPCSNLDQQGVDQYRSWIETYAQNRLVIVASNDVREYYFCKEHISIEDYK; this comes from the coding sequence ATGAAGATCTCGCTTGAACACATAAGCAAACGTTTTCAACGGCACTGGATCTTTAAAGAGGTCAGCCACGAATTTGCGGCTCCCGGCGCTTATGCGATACTTGGCCCCAACGGAAGCGGTAAGTCTACCCTGTTGCGCATTATAGCAGGTATGCAGGCAGCGTCCAAAGGCAAAATACAGCATCTTAACAACGGCAAAGTACTGGAGCAGAATAAGCTGTTCGAATATGTCAGCTTTTGCGCGCCCGGAATGGATATTGTTGAAGAACTTACCCTGACCGAGTTTCTTGACTTTCATTTCAGCTTTAAGAAAGCGCTGAATAATCTATCAGTTAAAGAGATCATTGAGATCACCGGGTTAAAACAAGCTGCCGATAAGCCAATTGGTGATTACTCGTCCGGCATGAAGCAGCGTGTAAAACTGGCACAAGCTATTTTCGCCGATACTCCACTCCTGCTGTTAGATGAGCCCTGCTCTAACCTGGATCAACAAGGTGTTGATCAATACCGCAGCTGGATAGAAACCTATGCGCAAAACCGCCTGGTTATTGTGGCTTCGAACGATGTTAGGGAGTACTATTTCTGTAAGGAACACATCAGTATAGAGGACTACAAATAG
- the lpxA gene encoding acyl-ACP--UDP-N-acetylglucosamine O-acyltransferase: protein MIHPLTYIHPDAKIGPNVKIDPFTTIHKNVEIGEGSWIGSNVTIMEGARIGKNCRIFPSSVISAIPQDLKYKGEETLTIIGDNTTIRECVTINRGTVDRNKTQIGNNCLIMAYSHIAHDCEIGNHCIFSNNTTLAGHITVGDNVVLAGLTAVQQFVRIGSHAFVTGGSLVRKDVPPYVKAAREPLSYVGVNSVGLKRRGYSIDKINHILDIYRILFVRGYNISKALAIIETETPVSDERDEIIAFIRETGRGIMKGYSRRLNEDLA from the coding sequence ATGATCCATCCTCTTACATACATACACCCCGACGCTAAAATAGGCCCTAATGTAAAGATCGATCCGTTCACGACTATTCATAAGAACGTGGAGATCGGCGAAGGGTCATGGATCGGGTCGAATGTAACGATCATGGAAGGTGCACGCATCGGTAAGAACTGTCGCATTTTTCCGAGCTCGGTGATCTCAGCTATTCCTCAAGACCTGAAGTATAAAGGCGAGGAAACGCTGACCATAATTGGAGATAACACTACCATCCGCGAATGCGTTACCATTAACCGCGGTACGGTAGACAGGAATAAGACCCAGATAGGCAACAACTGCCTGATCATGGCTTATTCGCATATAGCGCACGATTGCGAAATAGGCAATCATTGCATATTCTCTAACAACACTACACTTGCAGGCCATATCACTGTTGGCGATAACGTGGTACTTGCAGGTCTGACCGCTGTACAACAATTTGTACGCATAGGTTCACATGCTTTTGTAACCGGAGGTTCACTTGTACGTAAAGACGTGCCTCCCTACGTAAAAGCAGCACGCGAACCATTGTCGTATGTAGGTGTAAACTCTGTCGGCCTGAAACGTCGTGGCTACTCCATAGATAAGATCAACCACATCCTCGATATCTACCGCATACTCTTCGTTCGCGGTTACAATATCTCCAAAGCGCTGGCCATTATTGAAACCGAAACACCGGTATCTGACGAGCGCGATGAGATCATTGCATTCATCCGTGAAACTGGTCGCGGTATCATGAAGGGCTATTCCCGCAGGCTCAATGAAGATCTCGCTTGA
- a CDS encoding bifunctional UDP-3-O-[3-hydroxymyristoyl] N-acetylglucosamine deacetylase/3-hydroxyacyl-ACP dehydratase, whose amino-acid sequence MQETLNGENQHTLKGSVTLRGVGLHTGEEVNMTLKPANPGFGIRFQRVDLPEKPIIKADVDYVVDTSRGTTLEYNGARVSTVEHTLAAMVGMGIDNILIELDGAEVPILDGSAKQIIEAIESVGVQEQDAKRIVYTIDTNIHYYDPVKNVDMLAVPSSDYQITTLIDFNSPVLGTQHATLKHIMEFKDEIGPCRTFCFLHELEYLLDNNLIKGGDLSNAIVVVDKVVEQDELNRLAKVFNKQKIEVKQEGILNNVQLHFTNEPARHKLLDVVGDLALVGHPIKAHIIASRPGHASNVEFAKKIKQYIKKNKHLSDIPHYDPNQQAIYDITHIEKSLPHKFPFLLVDKIIELSDNHVVGIKNVTFNEHFFQGHFPGNPVMPGVLQIEALAQTGGILALNNYSDPENYDTYFIKIDKVRFKQKVMPGDTLILKLELLNPIRRGICEMRGTVYVGNKLVTEAELVAQIVRKDKK is encoded by the coding sequence TTGCAGGAAACATTAAATGGAGAGAATCAACATACGTTGAAAGGGTCTGTTACCCTGCGCGGTGTTGGCCTACATACGGGCGAAGAAGTGAACATGACGCTGAAACCGGCTAACCCTGGTTTTGGCATCCGTTTTCAACGTGTAGACCTTCCTGAGAAGCCTATTATTAAAGCAGATGTAGACTACGTTGTAGACACATCTCGCGGTACTACGCTGGAATATAATGGCGCACGTGTGAGCACTGTGGAGCATACCCTGGCTGCTATGGTGGGCATGGGTATCGATAATATCCTGATCGAACTGGATGGTGCTGAAGTGCCCATTCTGGATGGCAGCGCCAAACAGATCATCGAAGCTATAGAAAGTGTAGGTGTACAGGAGCAGGATGCAAAACGTATCGTCTATACTATTGACACTAATATCCACTACTACGATCCGGTTAAGAATGTAGACATGCTGGCAGTTCCATCTAGCGACTACCAGATAACTACTCTTATTGATTTCAACTCACCGGTACTGGGCACACAGCACGCAACGCTGAAGCATATAATGGAATTCAAGGATGAAATAGGTCCTTGTCGTACATTCTGCTTCCTGCACGAGCTGGAATACCTGCTGGACAATAACCTGATCAAAGGCGGTGACCTGAGCAACGCCATTGTGGTGGTTGATAAAGTAGTAGAACAAGACGAACTAAACAGGCTTGCTAAAGTCTTCAATAAACAAAAAATAGAAGTAAAGCAGGAAGGCATTCTGAATAATGTACAACTGCACTTCACCAATGAGCCTGCAAGGCATAAACTATTGGATGTTGTGGGCGATCTGGCACTTGTAGGCCATCCAATAAAGGCGCATATCATCGCGAGCAGGCCTGGTCATGCGTCAAACGTTGAGTTCGCTAAAAAGATCAAGCAATACATCAAAAAGAACAAGCATCTTTCTGATATACCGCACTACGATCCGAACCAGCAAGCTATTTACGATATCACGCATATCGAAAAGTCGCTGCCGCACAAGTTCCCGTTCTTGCTGGTAGATAAGATCATCGAGCTGAGCGATAACCATGTAGTAGGTATCAAGAACGTCACCTTCAATGAACACTTCTTCCAGGGCCACTTCCCGGGCAACCCTGTAATGCCGGGCGTACTGCAGATAGAGGCGTTGGCACAAACAGGTGGTATCCTGGCGCTGAACAACTATAGCGATCCTGAGAACTATGACACCTATTTCATCAAAATAGACAAAGTACGTTTCAAGCAAAAAGTAATGCCGGGTGACACCCTGATACTGAAACTTGAATTACTGAATCCTATCCGCCGTGGTATCTGCGAAATGAGGGGAACCGTGTATGTGGGCAATAAACTTGTGACCGAAGCAGAACTGGTTGCGCAAATCGTTCGAAAAGACAAAAAATGA
- the lpxD gene encoding UDP-3-O-(3-hydroxymyristoyl)glucosamine N-acyltransferase has protein sequence MQFTAQQVAAIINGQIEGDPQKKVSRVGKIEEGEEGVLSFIANPKYEDYLYSTKASILIVNESLQVSEPVAPTLIRVKDAYMAFTHLLEKYHEMTGSAGKNGIEQPSFISPTAKLGKNVYIGAFAYIGENAIIADGVKIYPNSYIGDNVIIGKDSVLYSGVKVYNDCHLGNRVTIHSGTIVGGDGFGFAPQKDGTYKKVPQIGNVIIEDDVEIGANTTIDRATMGSTVIRKGVKLDNLIQIAHNVEIGENTVIAAQTGVSGSTKIGRNCIIGGQVGMVGHIQIADGTRINAQSGLSKSVTINNTALTGSPAFEYKSSLKSQAIFRNLPELQQRLLKLEETVEELSALLSQNISVKK, from the coding sequence ATGCAATTTACCGCACAACAGGTTGCCGCCATCATAAACGGACAGATAGAAGGCGACCCGCAGAAAAAAGTTAGCCGGGTAGGAAAAATAGAAGAAGGAGAAGAAGGCGTACTGAGCTTTATTGCCAATCCAAAATACGAAGATTACCTATATAGCACCAAGGCATCGATACTGATCGTAAATGAATCGCTGCAGGTATCTGAACCGGTTGCGCCTACCCTGATACGTGTAAAAGATGCCTATATGGCGTTTACGCACCTGTTGGAAAAATACCATGAAATGACCGGCAGCGCCGGCAAGAACGGTATTGAGCAACCCAGCTTTATTTCACCGACTGCCAAACTTGGAAAGAACGTATATATAGGTGCCTTTGCTTACATCGGTGAGAATGCCATCATTGCAGACGGCGTCAAGATCTATCCAAACAGCTACATAGGCGATAATGTTATCATTGGTAAGGACAGTGTACTGTATTCCGGGGTGAAAGTGTATAATGATTGCCACCTGGGCAACCGCGTAACCATCCACTCCGGAACAATAGTTGGAGGCGATGGGTTTGGTTTTGCGCCCCAAAAAGATGGCACCTATAAAAAGGTTCCACAAATAGGTAATGTTATTATAGAAGATGATGTGGAGATCGGTGCTAATACTACAATCGACAGGGCTACCATGGGTTCTACAGTTATCCGCAAGGGTGTGAAGCTGGACAACCTGATACAGATAGCCCACAACGTAGAAATTGGCGAAAACACTGTGATAGCAGCACAAACCGGCGTTTCGGGCAGCACCAAAATTGGTCGCAACTGTATCATTGGTGGCCAGGTTGGCATGGTTGGCCACATACAGATAGCCGACGGTACACGCATCAACGCACAGAGCGGTTTATCCAAATCTGTGACCATAAATAACACAGCCCTGACAGGGTCACCGGCCTTTGAGTACAAAAGTTCTCTGAAAAGTCAGGCAATTTTTAGAAATTTGCCGGAATTACAGCAACGCCTCCTGAAGCTGGAAGAAACGGTGGAGGAATTATCAGCATTGTTGAGTCAAAACATTTCAGTAAAAAAGTGA
- a CDS encoding HD domain-containing protein, with protein sequence MSIKGKIINDPVYGFIKFPEPELLQIIGHPWFQRLRNVKQMGTAHMVYPGATHTRLHHSLGACHLMGTALDVLKAKGEAISNDEYLAARIAILLHDVGHGPFSHALEHSLVDGIKHEGISHLIMQQLDREYKGLLNDSISIFDHSYPKKYLHQLVSSQLDVDRMDYLNRDSFYTGVSEGVIGYDRILQMLTVRNGDLMVEEKGVHSVEKFIIARRLMYWQVYLHKTVMASELLLINILNRAKELARQGQELFGTPALRYFLYNQFTAADFESTPEHLEWFCQLDDSDILSSVKVWQSHNDKVLSILCQMLTERKLFKVVLSSAPLDHLLEEKRHTAKKLLNLKDDEIQYFVSTGTASGSTYNVNDERIQIAMKNGTSLDISEIDNPVVNNTLASPIHKNYICFVQPESEPNI encoded by the coding sequence ATGAGTATTAAGGGCAAGATCATTAACGATCCGGTTTATGGATTTATCAAATTCCCGGAACCGGAGTTATTGCAGATAATCGGCCATCCATGGTTTCAGCGACTGCGTAATGTAAAGCAGATGGGTACAGCACACATGGTGTACCCTGGCGCCACACATACCCGCCTGCACCACTCGCTGGGCGCCTGTCACCTGATGGGAACAGCGCTGGATGTGCTGAAAGCAAAAGGCGAAGCGATCTCCAACGACGAATATTTGGCTGCGCGGATAGCTATTCTACTGCATGATGTAGGCCACGGGCCATTCTCACATGCACTGGAACACTCGCTTGTAGATGGCATCAAGCATGAAGGTATTTCGCACCTGATCATGCAACAGCTGGATCGTGAGTACAAAGGACTCCTCAACGACTCCATTAGCATATTCGACCACTCCTACCCTAAGAAATACCTGCACCAATTGGTATCAAGCCAGCTGGATGTAGACAGGATGGACTATCTGAACCGCGACAGTTTCTACACGGGGGTGTCGGAAGGTGTTATCGGGTATGACCGGATATTGCAGATGCTAACCGTACGCAATGGCGATCTGATGGTAGAAGAAAAAGGTGTCCACTCGGTCGAAAAGTTCATTATCGCCCGCAGGCTGATGTACTGGCAGGTTTACCTGCACAAGACGGTGATGGCCTCGGAGCTGCTGCTCATTAACATCCTGAACCGGGCAAAGGAACTTGCCAGGCAGGGCCAGGAACTATTTGGGACACCAGCGCTGCGTTATTTCCTGTACAACCAGTTCACAGCAGCCGACTTCGAATCGACACCGGAACACCTGGAATGGTTCTGCCAGCTGGACGACAGCGACATATTATCATCGGTTAAGGTATGGCAATCACATAATGATAAAGTCCTATCCATCCTTTGCCAAATGCTAACGGAGCGTAAACTGTTCAAGGTAGTCTTAAGCTCCGCCCCGCTAGACCACCTGCTGGAGGAAAAACGGCACACAGCTAAAAAGCTACTCAATCTTAAAGACGATGAGATTCAATACTTTGTGTCCACCGGCACGGCTTCGGGAAGCACTTACAATGTGAATGACGAACGAATACAGATAGCCATGAAAAATGGCACATCTCTTGATATATCAGAGATTGATAATCCGGTGGTGAACAATACACTTGCAAGCCCCATCCATAAAAACTACATTTGCTTCGTCCAACCGGAATCAGAACCAAATATTTAA
- a CDS encoding transglycosylase domain-containing protein, with the protein MPDNKTNDLPDERSNNKGQNRPPQKKTGKKTGQKKSVRILWRTFWIGLIAFNMLIILINLGALGYMPSMKELENPSSALASDVYATDGTLISRYYIQDRSTSKYEDISPNIYNALLATEDARFYDHSGIDPVATAAIPFYVLTGKKRGSSTITQQLAKNLFPRENQNVITLPFIKLKEWVMAVKLERNLTKNEVITLYLNTVPFGDNVYGIRNASLTFYNKMPDSVTVDEAAVLIGMLKGNTLYNPRRNPERSKERRNVVINQMADQKFITEAEAAELVKKPIQLNYHKMDYHTGMAPYFAQVVEQEVKKMLEGLKKSDGTEYNIYKDGLKIYTTLDVTMQRYAEQAVSEHMSEIQKLFSSQRSYRDGTIWKANQKYLVESIKSSDRYQVLKDKDMTHDEIMKELNKPVKMTVFAWNKKRSKDTTMSPIDSIKYMKMFLQTGFMAMDPYSGEIKAWVGGINHKYFQYDHVNINTKRQVGSTIKPLLYCLAVDNGFSPCGIVSTMPQDFPEKKHYDAGGSEYGQLPMGRALAMSVNNAALYLIKQVGVNAFVDFMRKCGITSPVDKYPSVALGAPDISLYEMMGAYTMFPTGGIHVTPMFITKIEDKNGVLVKNFVPEQKELINANTAYKMVKLMQGVTGPGGTAVRLRYRYGFDGEIAGKTGTTNKQADAWFLGYTPQIMAGAWVGCDDRYLRFGSQALGQGAAAALPIWALFMKRVYADKSLNIVKDAKFIAPEGFDDCNAYDPTSVDRSSTYDQSGYYEEYTTDSGQTRRVPMQQTQPGQPPRPGQPNQQPAQPAEPVEQIPNTEWD; encoded by the coding sequence TTGCCAGACAATAAAACGAACGACTTGCCGGACGAAAGATCAAATAATAAAGGGCAAAACAGGCCTCCACAGAAGAAGACCGGGAAGAAAACCGGTCAGAAAAAATCTGTCCGTATCCTGTGGCGTACGTTCTGGATAGGATTGATAGCGTTCAATATGCTCATCATCCTGATCAACCTGGGTGCGCTTGGCTACATGCCTTCTATGAAGGAGCTGGAAAACCCAAGCAGCGCGCTGGCATCAGACGTCTATGCAACGGATGGTACACTTATCAGCCGGTATTATATACAAGACCGTTCTACCAGCAAATACGAAGATATCTCACCGAATATTTACAATGCCCTGCTGGCAACTGAAGATGCCCGCTTTTATGACCACTCAGGCATAGACCCGGTGGCGACAGCGGCAATACCTTTTTACGTGCTGACGGGTAAAAAACGCGGTTCATCTACTATCACGCAACAGCTGGCTAAAAACCTCTTCCCGCGCGAAAACCAGAATGTCATCACACTGCCATTTATTAAGCTAAAAGAATGGGTGATGGCTGTGAAACTGGAACGTAACCTGACTAAGAACGAAGTAATAACGCTGTACCTGAATACAGTGCCTTTTGGCGATAACGTATACGGTATCAGGAATGCATCGCTCACCTTCTATAATAAGATGCCGGATTCTGTGACCGTAGATGAAGCAGCGGTACTTATAGGCATGCTGAAAGGTAATACGCTGTACAACCCTCGTCGCAACCCTGAGCGTTCGAAAGAAAGAAGGAATGTGGTGATCAACCAGATGGCCGACCAGAAATTCATTACCGAAGCTGAAGCTGCAGAACTGGTGAAGAAACCCATCCAGCTGAACTACCACAAGATGGACTATCACACAGGTATGGCTCCATACTTTGCACAGGTGGTAGAGCAGGAAGTAAAAAAGATGCTGGAAGGTCTAAAAAAATCGGACGGTACTGAATACAATATATATAAGGACGGTCTTAAGATCTACACTACGCTGGATGTGACCATGCAGCGCTATGCGGAGCAGGCTGTATCAGAGCACATGAGCGAGATCCAGAAGCTATTCTCCTCACAACGCAGCTATCGCGATGGCACGATCTGGAAGGCCAACCAGAAATACCTCGTTGAGTCAATAAAATCGTCTGACCGCTACCAGGTGCTGAAGGATAAGGACATGACTCATGACGAGATCATGAAGGAGCTGAACAAACCGGTAAAGATGACCGTGTTTGCCTGGAACAAGAAACGTTCGAAGGATACCACGATGAGTCCTATCGACTCGATCAAGTACATGAAAATGTTCCTGCAGACTGGCTTTATGGCCATGGACCCATACAGCGGCGAGATCAAGGCATGGGTGGGAGGTATCAACCATAAATACTTCCAGTACGATCACGTAAACATTAATACAAAAAGGCAGGTAGGTTCTACCATCAAACCACTGCTCTATTGCCTTGCAGTTGATAATGGCTTCTCTCCATGCGGTATTGTATCTACCATGCCACAGGATTTCCCTGAGAAGAAACATTATGATGCAGGTGGATCTGAATATGGTCAACTGCCAATGGGCAGAGCCCTTGCAATGTCAGTCAACAATGCGGCATTATACCTGATCAAACAGGTAGGCGTGAATGCATTTGTCGACTTTATGCGCAAGTGTGGTATCACCAGTCCTGTCGATAAGTATCCATCTGTTGCGCTGGGAGCGCCTGATATCTCTTTGTATGAAATGATGGGGGCCTATACCATGTTCCCAACAGGTGGTATTCATGTTACTCCAATGTTCATCACCAAGATCGAAGACAAGAACGGTGTGCTGGTGAAAAACTTTGTGCCGGAACAGAAAGAACTGATCAACGCGAACACTGCCTATAAGATGGTGAAGCTGATGCAGGGTGTAACAGGACCGGGCGGTACTGCCGTTCGCCTACGCTACCGTTATGGCTTCGATGGTGAGATTGCTGGTAAAACAGGTACTACCAACAAACAAGCCGATGCCTGGTTCCTTGGATATACTCCGCAGATCATGGCTGGTGCATGGGTAGGTTGCGATGATCGCTACCTGCGCTTTGGTAGCCAGGCGCTCGGTCAGGGTGCTGCGGCGGCGCTGCCAATATGGGCGCTGTTCATGAAACGCGTGTATGCCGACAAGTCGCTGAACATTGTTAAAGATGCTAAGTTCATTGCACCCGAGGGTTTCGATGACTGCAATGCCTACGATCCAACCAGCGTTGACAGAAGCTCTACTTACGACCAAAGCGGCTACTACGAAGAATATACAACAGACTCAGGACAGACAAGACGAGTTCCGATGCAGCAAACCCAGCCGGGACAACCTCCGCGTCCGGGTCAGCCGAACCAACAGCCTGCACAACCAGCGGAACCGGTAGAACAAATCCCTAACACTGAGTGGGACTAA
- a CDS encoding transglutaminase domain-containing protein, whose amino-acid sequence MNIQRATPVNELLAKLIFLILPSALISYFLLWNANQYFSILRDQAVQQTIYLLVGMAGAAIFYAFRFRFLPTFLLLMLGLYTVYKGLDKYATGEFDAFFISIQFLVFAILFTAGWLIGWGFIRLRYWSILIAATMLSACILLIAKSNTDSVYGLLQAFAPALIYAVYIIFTSEQIYSYKDKSQKFWWFLTRRLVFFGILAALLLGGVVYMMRGEIKETVANYGGGGKQGENSMLKQNKDGTFDLNDYSRLRSNLGRNNELLFAAHIDNFFPETQIPNPLYLTAFYYTKFDTLTETFERDSTIPYNDLFEPDPSKLPLFFTKTDSSVIKNSLATKLRRSVDIEVYSKKLSPSTYLAPNVGYFIQPITVEKDFRDEFKTAFRAKGYVSELNSAYFIYNSPDTQIRKFQQQRFDVLRTAGGYEGMDRKFMNYYTHMPPDAKFKRIGDLAQQITGKSDKTIDKILAIRDYFLSKDSSGKPLFQYTDNPGVPDIPNASKLMYFLFDNRKGYCAYYAGATLFMLRSLGIPSRITVGFLTVDRADKNKGWYWYYADQAHAWVQVYFPGYGWLDFDTTVGNTDAQESPQPDGTPPMQPPRAWLAIDGIVENVDTLKKVMSMTTKHFIFHDKEYDLQQPTKVEMDVKVATIRRDSVDVPLANVRKGDEATAVSYAEAFKNMKPQPGEYAGSVLARFPSPAPIDEIFLKRKDVAKPEEKPKATQQEQPVSAKKVLLTTLLVLAGLILLILLTPYLIFTFFKWRYNTSKAEGDKAYWAYRTAGFYLHQLGIYRGTRTPMQYARDVIDPQLGTAFVPFMNIYLKKKYAKQPLTASEQQHVANFLSPFLGQVRKRIPFSKRLKGFLNPSRSITFFVKPDDDKQNEE is encoded by the coding sequence ATGAATATACAGAGAGCCACACCGGTAAATGAACTGCTGGCTAAACTCATTTTCCTGATATTACCTTCCGCGCTCATCAGCTATTTCCTGCTGTGGAATGCTAACCAGTATTTTTCCATACTTCGCGACCAGGCAGTGCAGCAAACCATCTACCTGCTGGTAGGTATGGCGGGCGCAGCAATATTCTACGCCTTTAGATTCCGCTTTTTGCCAACGTTCCTGTTGCTGATGCTGGGACTGTATACCGTATACAAGGGCCTTGACAAATACGCAACCGGTGAATTTGACGCATTTTTTATCTCGATCCAGTTCCTTGTTTTTGCAATACTATTCACGGCAGGCTGGTTGATCGGCTGGGGTTTTATCAGGCTTAGATACTGGTCGATCCTGATCGCAGCTACTATGTTATCCGCTTGTATACTGCTGATAGCAAAATCGAATACAGACAGCGTCTACGGGCTGTTGCAGGCATTTGCACCCGCGCTTATCTACGCAGTGTACATCATCTTTACCTCCGAGCAGATATATAGCTATAAAGACAAGTCTCAAAAGTTCTGGTGGTTCCTGACAAGACGTTTGGTGTTCTTCGGGATACTGGCAGCACTGTTGCTGGGTGGCGTGGTGTATATGATGCGTGGCGAGATAAAGGAAACCGTGGCCAACTATGGCGGTGGCGGCAAGCAGGGCGAGAACAGCATGCTGAAGCAGAACAAGGACGGCACTTTCGACCTGAATGACTACTCAAGGTTAAGGAGCAATCTTGGCCGGAATAACGAACTGCTCTTTGCGGCGCACATCGACAACTTCTTCCCGGAAACACAGATACCCAATCCGCTTTACCTGACCGCATTCTACTACACCAAGTTCGATACGTTGACGGAGACTTTTGAGCGCGACTCGACCATACCATACAACGACCTGTTTGAACCTGACCCGTCGAAGCTACCGTTGTTCTTTACCAAGACGGATTCAAGCGTGATCAAAAACAGCCTGGCAACCAAATTGAGGCGCTCGGTAGATATTGAAGTATACAGCAAAAAGCTCTCACCCAGCACCTACCTGGCGCCCAACGTGGGCTATTTCATTCAGCCGATCACAGTAGAAAAAGACTTCAGGGATGAGTTCAAAACGGCATTCCGCGCCAAGGGTTACGTGTCTGAATTGAACAGCGCTTACTTTATTTACAACTCGCCCGATACGCAGATCAGGAAATTCCAGCAACAGCGTTTTGATGTGTTAAGAACGGCAGGCGGTTATGAAGGCATGGACAGGAAGTTCATGAACTATTATACCCACATGCCGCCCGATGCGAAATTTAAAAGGATAGGCGACCTGGCGCAGCAGATCACCGGCAAGTCGGATAAGACGATAGATAAGATATTGGCGATAAGAGATTACTTCCTGTCGAAAGACTCGAGTGGAAAGCCGCTATTTCAATACACTGATAACCCCGGCGTGCCGGACATTCCCAATGCGTCGAAGCTGATGTACTTCTTGTTCGATAACAGGAAAGGCTATTGTGCATATTATGCGGGTGCCACGCTGTTCATGTTGCGCTCGCTGGGTATTCCTTCACGCATTACCGTGGGCTTCCTGACCGTAGACCGCGCCGATAAGAATAAAGGCTGGTATTGGTACTATGCCGACCAGGCGCATGCCTGGGTGCAGGTATACTTCCCGGGCTATGGCTGGCTCGATTTCGACACCACTGTTGGCAACACTGATGCCCAGGAAAGTCCGCAGCCGGATGGAACACCGCCAATGCAACCACCGCGTGCATGGCTGGCGATAGATGGAATAGTAGAAAACGTTGACACCTTGAAGAAGGTCATGTCAATGACAACAAAGCACTTCATCTTCCACGATAAAGAGTATGACCTGCAACAGCCCACAAAGGTGGAGATGGACGTAAAAGTAGCCACCATACGCAGAGATAGCGTAGACGTGCCATTGGCCAATGTGCGAAAAGGCGATGAGGCGACCGCAGTATCCTATGCAGAAGCATTTAAGAACATGAAGCCGCAACCAGGCGAATATGCCGGCAGTGTATTGGCGCGTTTCCCAAGCCCCGCACCCATAGACGAGATCTTCCTAAAAAGGAAAGACGTAGCCAAACCAGAAGAAAAACCGAAGGCAACACAGCAGGAACAACCCGTGTCAGCTAAAAAGGTGCTGCTGACCACGTTGTTGGTATTGGCAGGACTCATCCTGTTAATACTACTTACGCCTTACCTCATATTCACATTCTTCAAATGGAGGTATAATACCTCGAAGGCCGAAGGCGACAAAGCATACTGGGCATACCGGACTGCTGGATTCTACCTGCACCAGCTAGGTATCTACCGCGGCACACGCACACCGATGCAATACGCCCGCGACGTAATTGACCCGCAGTTGGGCACTGCGTTTGTACCCTTCATGAACATATACCTGAAGAAGAAATATGCAAAACAACCGTTGACCGCGTCTGAACAACAGCACGTAGCCAACTTCCTGTCGCCATTCCTGGGCCAGGTGCGCAAACGTATACCGTTCAGCAAACGACTCAAAGGCTTTTTGAACCCATCGCGCAGCATCACCTTCTTTGTAAAACCGGATGACGATAAGCAAAACGAGGAGTGA